The following proteins are co-located in the Paenibacillus sp. FSL H8-0079 genome:
- a CDS encoding AraC family transcriptional regulator, whose product MERSPVRTTIQAESGIPFRLVYSDTKSPQNELPDHLHDWHEIIYVYRGQGSIFIDTGLEDMQEGDLFIIPGSTVHRALPDAGNPVTSSALFFSPGMLASTAGGATSSLLSLFERCRRQRVYKRHLDTKERSQVAALIDDIQTEFQLGHHLSAHAALLRLQLLLIFLERLEASGPANPSKSTPGPSWLSSTISHIDDNLRNGLSLHELAQYAAVSPAHFSRAFKRYTGMTLTDYALARRVIMAKEHLVQGDETMAAVADACGFDSLPHFYRQFKKLTGTTPAAYRRTMNSSR is encoded by the coding sequence ATGGAGCGTTCACCTGTTCGTACGACTATTCAGGCAGAATCCGGTATTCCGTTCCGCCTGGTGTACAGCGACACAAAATCCCCTCAGAACGAATTGCCGGATCACCTTCACGATTGGCATGAGATCATCTATGTATATCGTGGTCAGGGCAGCATCTTTATTGATACAGGACTTGAGGATATGCAGGAAGGAGATCTGTTCATTATTCCGGGTAGCACGGTTCACCGCGCCTTGCCGGATGCAGGCAATCCTGTCACATCTTCCGCATTGTTCTTCAGCCCGGGAATGCTAGCATCGACGGCTGGGGGAGCTACTTCTTCCTTGCTAAGTCTGTTTGAACGTTGCCGCAGACAACGGGTGTATAAGAGACATCTGGACACGAAGGAGCGATCACAGGTCGCCGCCCTTATTGATGATATTCAGACCGAATTTCAGCTCGGACATCATCTGAGTGCACATGCGGCCCTGTTAAGGCTGCAACTATTGCTTATTTTTCTGGAACGTCTGGAAGCCTCGGGGCCTGCGAATCCGAGTAAATCCACTCCAGGTCCCTCGTGGCTCTCTTCTACGATCTCTCATATTGATGACAACCTTCGAAATGGCCTTTCCCTGCATGAACTGGCTCAGTATGCCGCGGTATCCCCTGCCCATTTCAGTCGTGCCTTCAAACGATACACGGGTATGACTCTAACGGATTACGCATTAGCGCGAAGGGTTATTATGGCGAAAGAGCACCTGGTGCAAGGCGATGAGACGATGGCAGCCGTTGCTGATGCTTGCGGGTTTGACAGCCTGCCCCACTTTTACCGTCAATTCAAAAAATTAACCGGCACAACACCCGCAGCTTACCGCAGAACCATGAACAGTTCACGTTAA